One genomic window of Luteitalea pratensis includes the following:
- a CDS encoding cold shock domain-containing protein, with the protein MRTTGTVKWFNESKGFGFITPEGGQKDCFVHHSAIAGTGFKTLVEGERVEFDIVQGAKGPAAENVVRQGR; encoded by the coding sequence ATGCGTACAACCGGTACCGTCAAGTGGTTCAACGAGAGCAAGGGCTTCGGCTTCATCACCCCCGAGGGCGGCCAGAAGGATTGCTTCGTGCACCACAGCGCCATCGCTGGCACGGGTTTCAAGACTCTTGTCGAGGGTGAGCGGGTGGAGTTCGACATCGTCCAGGGCGCCAAGGGACCGGCGGCCGAGAACGTCGTCCGCCAGGGCCGCTAG
- the fumC gene encoding class II fumarate hydratase — protein sequence MTKTRTEKDSMGPIEVPADVYWAAQTQRSIQNFPIGVDRFQWGRPIIRALGILKKAAAQANVELGELPGAVADQIVRAADEVIAGDLDSQFPLVVFQTGSGTQSNMNANEVIANRAVALSGGTVGVDRSVHPNDHVNRGQSSNDTFPTAMHIAVVEQLQQRLLPAVGRLRDTLAAKSTAFADLVKTGRTHLQDATPITLGQEIGAWVAQIEFGLESVRQSLPGLYDLAIGGTAVGTGLNAHPKFGDRTAHYISEATGYPFRSATNKFFALSAHDALVQTSAALRTLSGGLMKMANDVRWLASGPRCGIGELFIPENEPGSSIMPGKVNPTQSEAMTMVCVQVFGNDAAVAFAGTQGNFQLNVFKPVMVHNVLESIALIADACLAFEEGCARGIEPNREQIAKNLGRNLMLVTALNRHIGYDKAAAIAKHAQKKGLTLREAALASGDVTAEQYEQWIVPVEMTRPSKA from the coding sequence ATGACCAAGACCAGAACCGAGAAGGATTCGATGGGCCCCATCGAGGTGCCCGCAGACGTGTACTGGGCCGCGCAAACACAGCGGTCCATCCAGAATTTCCCGATTGGCGTGGACCGCTTTCAGTGGGGCCGGCCGATCATCCGCGCCCTCGGCATCCTCAAGAAGGCGGCGGCGCAGGCCAATGTCGAGCTCGGCGAACTGCCAGGGGCGGTGGCCGATCAGATCGTGCGCGCTGCCGATGAGGTGATTGCCGGCGATCTCGACTCGCAGTTCCCGCTCGTCGTGTTCCAGACGGGCTCGGGCACGCAGTCGAACATGAACGCCAACGAGGTGATCGCAAACCGCGCCGTGGCGCTGAGCGGCGGTACGGTCGGTGTCGATCGGAGCGTCCACCCGAACGATCACGTCAACCGCGGGCAGTCGTCCAACGACACGTTCCCGACGGCCATGCACATCGCCGTCGTGGAGCAGTTGCAGCAGCGGCTGTTGCCGGCGGTGGGGAGGTTGCGCGACACGCTGGCGGCCAAGTCCACGGCTTTCGCCGATCTCGTGAAGACCGGCCGGACGCACCTGCAGGATGCGACCCCGATCACGCTCGGCCAGGAAATCGGCGCGTGGGTGGCGCAGATCGAGTTCGGGCTCGAGTCGGTGCGGCAGTCGTTGCCCGGGCTCTACGACCTCGCCATCGGCGGCACGGCGGTCGGTACCGGCCTGAATGCCCACCCGAAGTTCGGCGATCGCACCGCCCACTACATCTCGGAAGCGACCGGCTACCCATTCCGCTCGGCCACCAACAAGTTCTTCGCGCTCTCGGCTCACGATGCCCTCGTGCAGACGTCGGCGGCGCTGCGGACGCTCTCGGGTGGGCTGATGAAGATGGCCAACGACGTGCGCTGGCTGGCGAGCGGTCCGCGCTGCGGCATCGGCGAGCTGTTCATCCCGGAGAACGAGCCCGGGTCGTCGATCATGCCCGGCAAGGTCAACCCGACGCAGTCCGAGGCGATGACGATGGTGTGCGTGCAGGTGTTCGGCAACGATGCCGCGGTGGCGTTTGCCGGCACGCAGGGCAACTTCCAGCTCAATGTGTTCAAGCCGGTGATGGTGCACAACGTGCTGGAGAGCATCGCGCTCATTGCCGACGCGTGCCTGGCGTTCGAAGAGGGCTGTGCCAGGGGCATCGAGCCCAATCGCGAGCAGATCGCGAAAAACCTCGGGCGCAACCTGATGCTGGTCACGGCGTTGAATCGCCACATCGGTTACGACAAGGCCGCGGCCATCGCCAAGCATGCCCAGAAGAAGGGGCTCACGTTGCGCGAGGCGGCCCTCGCGTCTGGCGACGTCACGGCGGAGCAGTACGAGCAGTGGATCGTCCCGGTGGAGATGACGCGGCCCAGCAAGGCTTGA
- a CDS encoding CoA-binding protein, whose amino-acid sequence MSDDWRRHLLTTPAEVRALLQGVSRVAVLGMRPASQSHKAAFYVPQALQDMGLTIVPVVVHGHEDTEILGEPVYRRLADVPGQLDLVDVFRRSEDIPAHVDDIIARAPRAVWFQSGIRNDAVAERLAQAGIQVVQDRCLMVDFRGIARH is encoded by the coding sequence ATGTCCGACGACTGGCGTCGCCACCTGCTCACCACTCCTGCCGAGGTCCGGGCGCTGCTGCAGGGTGTCAGCCGCGTCGCCGTGCTCGGCATGCGCCCGGCGTCGCAATCGCACAAGGCGGCGTTCTACGTCCCGCAGGCGTTGCAGGACATGGGGCTGACCATCGTGCCGGTCGTGGTTCACGGCCACGAGGACACCGAGATTCTGGGCGAGCCGGTCTATCGGCGCCTGGCCGACGTGCCCGGCCAGCTCGACCTCGTGGACGTGTTCCGGCGCTCGGAGGACATCCCGGCGCACGTCGACGACATCATCGCGCGGGCGCCGCGGGCGGTGTGGTTCCAATCGGGGATTCGCAACGACGCGGTCGCCGAGCGCTTGGCCCAGGCGGGGATCCAGGTCGTCCAGGACCGTTGCCTGATGGTGGATTTCCGGGGAATCGCACGCCACTGA
- a CDS encoding TonB-dependent receptor, with amino-acid sequence MTGGASRHARISSLPRWGACLCLLASLLAPPAVPAMAQTMAATLFVEVRDQSGAWLPDVTITLTDQQTALMREGTTSSSGLLVIPLLTAGTYTLQASRDGFKTEIVRDIAVQAGVRGTVAVVLVPGEVTEQVVVSADLTTLRAGSGAVGEVFEGETLVTVPVSERDVIQFTFQAPGVAPPAPGSRLSTQGNTGLNNSGSREAANNFLLDGVDNNDLFLNRLVVNPSLDAVKEVSMLQGTYDAEHGRSAGAQVNVVIKSGTRTLRGSAYEYFRDEAFDARPAFLPEGTDKPSLGKHQFGGTIGGPLGRFPSFYFFNVEAIQANEADTRLARVPTDAERAGDFSTFGRPIIDPFTQQPFPGNMIPASRMSAAGLNTADLYPRANTSGSGSANYVSSPEGRRDAIQFTIKTDHNGWQDKPFHVRYTFGREDRDLPFPARARNLPTFGTSVLDQGHNFAAGFNQAISSRVVNELRFGVNALKRDSLPTNAGTDAYAALGITGPSLPEVDQGYPTFVVSGYETLGDDPNLPVLRSTRTIHLADTLTAQFGRHHVKTGGEFRHYKSDGLNHLFARGQITFAGAISGAPFADLLLGYPSLSLLGTNDNPQKLRTWSINTFIQDDWRLSSRLTVNMGLRYEFNSPPVDADDRMRIFDQDTNQIVQVGTNGVPRSGIASDYNNVAPRIGFNYDLTGMGTTMLQGGYGLFYNVSTLIETSALYFNPPYFAIGLYFPSQLRLLTLENPFPGQAIGTQPTYNSLDQDMRTAYAHQFSLGVEHAFAKTTVDARYVGSFGHALVRKRNINQALPGPGPFPPRREMPQYGDILMVESGATSDYHALQVGAVRRSGSRLMFRASYTWSKSMDDQSAFLATDGNDNTPQDSRNLAAEWGLSDFDVRHRGVLSGSYVIPDMGSGALGRGWQVAGVVSVQSGRPFTPRVSFDNSNSGNTGGGTFAYDRPNEVTDTTPPAGARVVSYEGRSFVIAPQYTYGNAGRNALIGPGYAAVDAVLSRRLELGGSKNLELRLEGFNLLNRTNLQLPDSFVDRPTFGQSLSAFSRRQFQLAARFTF; translated from the coding sequence ATGACCGGCGGTGCCAGCCGGCATGCCCGAATCTCGTCTCTCCCCCGGTGGGGCGCGTGCCTCTGCCTGCTTGCCTCGCTGCTGGCCCCGCCGGCGGTGCCCGCGATGGCACAGACCATGGCGGCCACCCTGTTTGTCGAGGTGCGCGATCAGAGCGGCGCGTGGCTCCCAGACGTCACCATCACCCTCACCGACCAGCAGACCGCGCTGATGCGCGAGGGCACGACGTCGTCATCCGGGTTGCTCGTGATCCCGTTGCTCACGGCGGGCACGTACACGTTGCAGGCGAGCCGGGACGGCTTCAAGACCGAGATCGTCCGCGACATCGCGGTGCAGGCGGGCGTCCGCGGCACGGTCGCCGTGGTGCTGGTGCCGGGCGAGGTCACCGAGCAGGTCGTGGTGAGCGCGGACCTCACGACATTGCGTGCCGGGAGCGGCGCCGTCGGCGAGGTGTTCGAGGGCGAGACGCTGGTCACGGTCCCGGTGTCCGAGCGCGACGTCATCCAGTTCACGTTCCAGGCTCCCGGCGTGGCGCCGCCGGCACCGGGATCGCGCCTGTCCACGCAGGGCAACACCGGCCTGAACAACAGCGGCTCGCGCGAGGCCGCCAACAACTTCCTGCTCGACGGCGTCGACAACAACGACCTGTTCCTGAATCGCCTCGTCGTCAACCCGAGCCTCGATGCGGTCAAGGAAGTGTCGATGCTACAGGGCACCTACGACGCCGAGCACGGACGTAGTGCCGGCGCGCAGGTCAACGTCGTGATCAAGTCTGGCACGCGCACGCTGCGCGGGTCGGCGTACGAGTACTTTCGCGACGAGGCGTTCGACGCCCGCCCCGCGTTCCTCCCCGAAGGCACCGACAAGCCCTCGCTCGGCAAGCACCAGTTCGGTGGCACGATCGGCGGGCCCCTCGGTCGCTTCCCGTCGTTCTATTTCTTCAACGTCGAGGCGATCCAGGCCAACGAGGCCGACACCCGGCTGGCGCGCGTGCCGACCGACGCGGAACGCGCCGGCGACTTCAGTACCTTCGGCCGCCCGATCATCGACCCGTTCACGCAGCAGCCCTTCCCGGGCAACATGATCCCGGCATCCCGCATGAGTGCGGCCGGCCTGAACACCGCCGACCTCTACCCGCGGGCCAACACCTCCGGCAGCGGCTCGGCCAACTACGTCTCTTCGCCCGAGGGCCGACGCGACGCGATCCAGTTCACGATCAAGACCGACCACAACGGCTGGCAGGACAAGCCGTTCCACGTGCGCTACACCTTCGGCCGGGAGGATCGCGACCTGCCGTTCCCGGCTCGTGCGCGCAACTTGCCGACCTTCGGCACCTCCGTGCTCGATCAGGGGCACAATTTCGCGGCCGGCTTCAACCAGGCGATCTCGAGCCGCGTCGTCAACGAACTGCGTTTCGGCGTCAACGCGCTCAAGCGGGACAGCCTGCCGACCAATGCCGGCACCGATGCGTACGCGGCGCTCGGGATCACCGGCCCGTCGCTGCCCGAGGTGGACCAGGGGTACCCGACGTTCGTCGTCAGTGGCTACGAAACGCTCGGCGACGACCCGAACCTGCCCGTGCTCCGAAGCACGCGCACCATTCACCTCGCGGACACGCTCACGGCACAGTTCGGGCGGCACCATGTCAAGACCGGTGGCGAGTTCCGCCACTACAAGTCGGATGGTCTCAACCACCTCTTCGCGCGCGGGCAAATCACGTTCGCAGGGGCGATCTCGGGCGCGCCGTTCGCGGACCTCCTGCTCGGTTATCCGAGCTTGTCGCTGCTGGGGACCAACGACAACCCGCAGAAGCTGCGCACCTGGTCGATCAACACGTTCATCCAGGACGACTGGCGACTGTCGTCGCGGCTCACGGTGAACATGGGGCTGCGATACGAGTTCAACTCGCCGCCCGTGGATGCCGACGACCGCATGCGGATCTTCGACCAGGATACGAACCAGATCGTCCAGGTCGGCACCAACGGCGTGCCGCGGTCAGGTATCGCGTCCGACTACAACAACGTCGCACCGCGCATCGGCTTCAATTACGACCTGACCGGCATGGGCACGACGATGCTGCAGGGCGGCTACGGGCTGTTCTACAACGTCAGCACGCTGATCGAGACGTCGGCGCTGTACTTCAACCCACCGTACTTCGCCATCGGCCTCTACTTCCCGTCGCAACTGCGTCTGCTGACGCTCGAGAACCCGTTCCCCGGGCAGGCCATCGGCACGCAGCCCACGTACAACTCGCTGGATCAGGACATGCGGACGGCCTACGCGCACCAGTTCAGCCTGGGCGTCGAGCATGCGTTTGCCAAGACGACCGTCGACGCCCGGTACGTCGGATCGTTCGGCCATGCGCTCGTGCGCAAGCGCAACATCAACCAGGCGCTGCCCGGGCCCGGCCCGTTCCCGCCGCGGCGCGAGATGCCGCAGTACGGCGACATCCTGATGGTAGAGTCGGGCGCGACATCGGATTACCATGCGCTCCAGGTGGGCGCCGTGCGCCGCTCCGGCAGTCGGCTGATGTTCCGCGCGTCGTACACATGGTCCAAGTCGATGGACGACCAGTCGGCGTTCCTGGCCACCGACGGCAACGACAACACGCCGCAGGACAGCCGCAACCTCGCCGCGGAGTGGGGTCTCTCGGACTTCGACGTGCGGCACCGCGGCGTCTTGAGCGGCTCGTACGTGATTCCAGACATGGGCTCTGGCGCACTCGGCCGCGGCTGGCAGGTGGCCGGGGTCGTGTCGGTGCAGTCGGGCCGTCCGTTCACGCCGCGCGTCAGCTTCGACAACAGCAACAGCGGCAACACCGGCGGCGGCACGTTCGCCTATGACCGGCCGAACGAGGTCACGGACACGACACCGCCGGCGGGCGCACGCGTGGTCAGTTACGAGGGCCGCTCGTTTGTCATCGCGCCCCAGTACACGTACGGCAACGCCGGACGCAACGCCCTCATCGGCCCGGGGTATGCTGCGGTGGATGCCGTGCTGTCGCGCCGGCTCGAGCTCGGCGGGTCAAAGAACCTTGAATTGCGGCTGGAAGGGTTCAACCTGCTGAATCGCACCAACCTGCAGCTACCCGACAGCTTCGTGGACCGGCCCACGTTCGGGCAGTCGCTGTCGGCCTTCTCGCGGCGCCAGTTCCAGCTGGCGGCACGCTTCACGTTCTAG
- a CDS encoding hydroxypyruvate isomerase family protein — protein sequence MDRRAFLHTTAMTAALGLPGTVHGQGATAPAPRPPAATSARKFKLKYAPHFGMFENSAGKDLFDQLKFMADQGFTALEDNGMMGRTPELQAQLGEAMTRLGIQMGVFVIQTGGNNSDRFTTGKPENPAQFRKACEAAVEVARRCNAKWMTVVPGAFERKLPIGLQHGNVIDTLRAGVDVLEKANLVMVLEPLSDNPDQFLRTSDQTYMICRAVNSPACKILFDMYHMQRNEGHMIPHIDYAWSEIGYFQIGDNPGRKEPGTGEVNYRNIFKHAHEKMQADNRDFIFGMEHGNAFPGREGEQKLIDAYVAADTF from the coding sequence ATGGATCGACGCGCTTTTCTACACACGACCGCGATGACGGCGGCCCTTGGTCTGCCTGGGACAGTCCACGGCCAGGGGGCCACGGCACCTGCCCCGAGGCCTCCGGCAGCGACTTCGGCTCGCAAGTTCAAGCTGAAGTACGCCCCGCACTTCGGCATGTTCGAGAACTCCGCGGGCAAGGACCTGTTCGATCAGCTGAAGTTCATGGCCGACCAGGGCTTCACCGCGCTCGAGGACAACGGGATGATGGGGCGCACGCCGGAGCTGCAGGCGCAGCTCGGTGAGGCAATGACCAGGCTCGGCATCCAGATGGGAGTCTTCGTCATCCAGACCGGCGGCAACAACAGCGACCGGTTCACGACGGGCAAGCCCGAGAACCCGGCGCAGTTCCGCAAGGCGTGCGAGGCGGCTGTCGAAGTCGCCAGGCGATGCAACGCCAAGTGGATGACCGTGGTGCCGGGAGCCTTCGAGCGCAAGCTGCCGATCGGCCTGCAGCACGGCAACGTCATCGACACGCTGCGCGCCGGTGTCGACGTGCTCGAGAAGGCCAACCTCGTGATGGTCCTCGAGCCGCTCAGCGACAATCCGGATCAGTTCCTGCGGACCTCGGACCAGACGTACATGATCTGCCGCGCGGTGAACTCGCCGGCGTGCAAGATCCTGTTCGACATGTACCACATGCAGCGCAACGAGGGGCACATGATCCCTCACATCGACTACGCGTGGTCGGAGATCGGGTACTTCCAGATCGGCGACAACCCTGGCCGCAAGGAGCCCGGCACCGGCGAGGTCAACTACCGCAACATCTTCAAGCACGCCCACGAGAAGATGCAGGCCGACAACCGCGACTTCATCTTCGGCATGGAGCACGGCAATGCCTTCCCGGGCAGGGAAGGCGAGCAGAAGCTGATCGACGCATACGTGGCCGCCGATACGTTCTGA
- a CDS encoding NIPSNAP family protein, giving the protein MRFNRSLFALALMFAAGYVVGQFSRADLAAQGSGQKVFELRTYYTLPGKLPDLQTRFRNHTTKLFEAHGMTNIGYWVPQDEPAHSNTLIYVIAHESREAAKKNWAAFGADPEWQKVRDASEVNGKILEKAPESVYMDATDYSKIK; this is encoded by the coding sequence ATGCGTTTCAACCGTTCGCTGTTCGCCCTTGCCCTGATGTTCGCCGCCGGTTACGTGGTGGGCCAGTTCTCGCGCGCCGACCTGGCCGCGCAGGGATCCGGCCAGAAGGTGTTCGAACTGCGCACGTACTACACGCTGCCAGGCAAGCTGCCGGACCTCCAGACGCGCTTTCGTAATCACACGACGAAGCTGTTCGAGGCCCACGGCATGACCAACATCGGCTACTGGGTGCCGCAGGACGAGCCGGCGCACAGCAACACCCTCATCTACGTGATCGCGCACGAGAGCCGCGAGGCGGCGAAGAAGAACTGGGCCGCGTTCGGCGCCGATCCGGAGTGGCAGAAGGTGCGCGACGCGTCGGAAGTCAACGGCAAGATCCTCGAGAAGGCCCCGGAAAGCGTCTACATGGACGCGACCGACTACTCGAAGATCAAGTAA
- a CDS encoding DUF3500 domain-containing protein produces the protein MRALLVTALLIGAAAAAATSRPSTAQPATSGKASPAVTNSTVAAEALVAALSGPAKDKGVLPLDHEARTTLNYIPIVRAGVPLEELTDPQKAQALSLLRSGLSESGFATARSIIAHEDILREIEKGQGVANYMRRQPGLYYTAVFGAPSSAGYWAWRFEGHHLSVNATHLGKDGDIVAPLFFGSNPAKVLSGPSMGLRILKDEEDEARALMALFSAEQKTKVVIAPETTNDIVTTNKPKAEIAQFDGVAAGAMTAPQKAQLRKLLEVYASRFPAPQRSAQLARIEKAGFDKLYFAWAGSLEVGKKHYYRIHGPSVLIEYDNSQNDANHIHSMWRDPEHDFGGDLLRKHLASVKHD, from the coding sequence ATGCGCGCCCTGCTCGTTACCGCCCTGCTCATCGGAGCGGCAGCTGCGGCTGCCACTTCGCGGCCCTCCACGGCACAACCCGCCACGTCCGGCAAAGCCAGTCCTGCGGTCACCAACAGCACCGTCGCGGCAGAGGCCCTTGTCGCCGCGTTGTCGGGACCGGCGAAGGACAAGGGCGTGCTGCCCCTCGATCACGAGGCCCGCACGACGTTGAACTACATCCCGATCGTCCGCGCCGGCGTGCCGCTCGAGGAGCTCACCGATCCGCAGAAGGCGCAGGCGTTGTCGCTGCTCCGATCGGGGCTCAGCGAGAGCGGCTTCGCAACGGCCCGCTCGATCATCGCGCACGAAGACATCCTCCGTGAGATCGAGAAGGGCCAGGGCGTCGCCAACTACATGCGTCGCCAGCCGGGCCTCTACTACACCGCGGTGTTCGGCGCGCCGTCGAGTGCCGGCTACTGGGCCTGGCGCTTCGAGGGTCACCACCTCTCGGTGAACGCGACGCACCTCGGCAAGGACGGCGACATCGTCGCGCCACTCTTCTTCGGCTCCAACCCGGCCAAGGTCCTGTCTGGGCCGAGCATGGGGTTGCGGATCCTCAAGGACGAAGAGGACGAGGCGCGCGCGCTGATGGCGCTGTTCAGTGCCGAGCAGAAGACGAAGGTCGTGATCGCGCCCGAAACGACCAACGACATCGTCACTACCAACAAGCCGAAGGCGGAAATCGCGCAGTTCGATGGCGTCGCCGCCGGCGCGATGACCGCGCCACAGAAGGCGCAGCTGCGCAAGTTGCTCGAGGTCTATGCCTCGCGCTTCCCCGCGCCGCAGCGCTCGGCGCAGCTTGCCCGCATCGAGAAGGCCGGTTTCGACAAGCTGTACTTCGCCTGGGCCGGCAGCCTCGAGGTCGGCAAGAAGCACTACTACCGGATCCACGGGCCGAGCGTGCTGATCGAATACGACAACAGCCAGAACGACGCCAACCACATCCACAGCATGTGGCGCGACCCCGAGCACGACTTCGGCGGCGACCTCCTCCGCAAGCACCTCGCGAGCGTGAAACACGACTGA